The following are encoded in a window of Magnolia sinica isolate HGM2019 chromosome 11, MsV1, whole genome shotgun sequence genomic DNA:
- the LOC131218067 gene encoding formin-like protein 6 → MKPLKFFLLALALPSIINLSLKSVSGIRNLGAADDANRRILHQPLFAAGPPAPQAPAMPSPKPNPPFFHHVPPAPARLDHPETPIVTPTILSTPFQPPDRPGHQIRTIVIAVSVSNAALVLLLALAFFLYQRRRNTHTANSNRLVGNDSQQVPQVAAMAAASSFIRSDTVEPSIGEPSNAASYQMPNKVHMRDTRQPSPELQPMPPLAGPPNRAPPPIPSDEETSFYSPHASDVMIGESPFSPISHPIFPAAAAPIQDSDSTAQFQGVSLKTHLSDSSSHVEQVVTPPPHIQQSQLRHKAEILSPLNWKEKYQTPPSPPPDLVLPPLVDNPVPQEEESLGPLGENPRPSETWVPRMPDRRLSRPPSLTVWIETPDPSVEDNHGTSSS, encoded by the coding sequence ATGAAACCTCTAAAATTCTTCCTTCTTGCATTGGCCCTTCCTTCCATAATCAATCTCTCATTGAAATCCGTCTCCGGAATTCGAAATCTCGGTGCAGCAGACGATGCTAACCGGCGAATTCTCCACCAGCCATTGTTTGCAGCGGGACCACCTGCCCCGCAGGCACCGGCAATGCCCAGTCCAAAACCCAATCCGCCATTCTTCCATCACGTTCCACCGGCACCGGCGAGACTCGATCACCCAGAAACTCCCATCGTCACCCCTACCATTCTCTCCACGCCATTTCAGCCACCAGATCGACCAGGCCACCAAATCAGAACAATCGTTATTGCGGTCTCCGTCTCAAATGCTGCGTTGGTTCTGCTTTTGGCATTGGCATTCTTCTTATATCAACGGCGGCGGAATACGCATACTGCTAACTCCAATAGGCTTGTTGGCAATGATTCCCAACAGGTCCCACAAGTGGCAGCCATGGCCGCTGCTTCCAGCTTTATCCGCTCTGATACAGTGGAACCAAGCATAGGCGAGCCTTCGAATGCAGCTTCTTATCAAATGCCGAACAAAGTCCATATGCGGGATACACGGCAGCCAAGCCCGGAGCTTCAACCGATGCCACCGCTTGCTGGGCCACCTAACCGGGCGCCGCCTCCAATCCCGTCGGATGAGGAGACTTCATTCTACTCTCCTCATGCCTCGGATGTCATGATTGGTGAGAGTCCTTTCTCACCAATTTCACATCCCATATTTCCGGCTGCTGCCGCTCCAATTCAGGACTCGGACTCAACCGCTCAATTTCAAGGAGTTTCTTTGAAAACCCATCTTTCAGATTCCTCTTCCCACGTCGAACAAGTCGTTACACCACCACCGCATATACAACAGTCCCAACTTCGACACAAAGCTGAAATACTGTCGCCTCTGAATTGGAAGGAGAAATATCAAACACCACCTTCACCGCCGCCTGACTTAGTGCTGCCGCCTTTGGTAGACAATCCAGTCCCACAGGAAGAAGAAAGCTTGGGTCCACTAGGGGAGAATCCCAGGCCGTCAGAAACATGGGTCCCACGGATGCCTGATCGACGGTTGTCTAGGCCTCCTTCCTTGACTGTATGGATAGAAACACCAGACCCTTCTGTAGAGGATAATCATGGAACGAGTTCATCATAA